The Anolis carolinensis isolate JA03-04 chromosome 1, rAnoCar3.1.pri, whole genome shotgun sequence genome window below encodes:
- the LOC134294499 gene encoding uncharacterized protein LOC134294499 encodes MVFLEERMSAMETTLAVMSRAMERLAVLAEPERGRELRASSMWDVSMGSSQGFADLPAPKGREMRKEPGARPKIQTSLTRVEESDDEGEKPPRIPATLPTETLVPLANAGRGTGQREAAAGPTGPQGGLRRAENWGLPPQGPLPRREELRIEFGGESSELDFFLTTVRGYMEDNAHTFRTESSRVRAIGAVLKRGAASWYVQLHARRDPCLGSLRRFMGALETRFRDPLEQIRAREKLKTVSQGQRSVSEYAEEFQCLAEKVPEWSAVTKIELFKEGLRRETLSWAVHRDEPDTLRGWIQLAGRIETSLAQARRHRGGLQQRPQMKEGSRKEGSTPAGRRTEPTGNVSASRRGCFVCGRLGHRAAECWQRKGEGGGPPKPRAVAGKRAEEEPPMRHHSGGLDEGEEDAMSEPCY; translated from the coding sequence atggtgtttctggaggagaggatgtcggcgatggagaccaccctggcagtgatgtcgagggcgatggagcgcctggcggttttggcggagccggagcgaggaagggaacttcgggctagctcaatgtgggacgtgagcatgggaagcagccagggctttgcagacctcccagcaccgaagggaagggaaatgcgaaaggagcccggcgcccggcccaagatccaaacgagcctgacgcgggtggaggagagtgacgacgaaggggaaaagcctccgagaatcccggctacgctcccaactgagaccctggtgcccctggcgaatgccgggcgtggcacaggacaaagggaagcagcagcggggcccactggcccgcaagggggcttgcgacgggcggagaattggggattgccaccacagggacccctaccgagacgagaggaactaaggatcgagtttgggggagagtcctctgaactggattttttcctgaccacggtgaggggctatatggaggacaatgctcacacttttagaacggaatccagccgggtacgggccattggtgcagtgttgaagaggggagcggccagctggtacgttcaactgcacgcgcggcgcgacccatgtctggggtcactccgacgctttatgggggccctggagacccgtttccgagatccactggagcagatccgggcgagggagaagttgaagaccgtctcccaggggcagaggtcggtatctgagtatgcggaggagttccaatgcctcgctgaaaaggtgccggaatggtctgcagtgacaaagatagaactcttcaaagaggggctcaggcgggagaccctctcctgggcggtgcatcgtgatgagcctgacacactgcgcggatggattcagctggcggggcgcatcgagacatcgctggcccaggcgaggaggcaccgaggagggctacagcagcggccgcagatgaaagaggggagccggaaggagggatcaaccccagccgggaggagaacggagccgacagggaacgtgagcgccagcaggaggggctgcttcgtgtgcggccgtttgggccacagggctgccgagtgctggcagagaaaaggggaaggcggaggcccgcccaaaccaagagccgtggcagggaaacgcgccgaggaagaaccaccgatgaggcaccactcgggggggttg